Proteins from one Candidatus Methylacidiphilales bacterium genomic window:
- a CDS encoding 4-hydroxy-3-methylbut-2-enyl diphosphate reductase, with product MPENQVKPRKVNLRTPEVMSIVQAQVESHYRSRVVDYVRNSGHRLSANSLVVKLAKAFGFCYGVERAIDLAYAAAKYFHDRKIYLLGEIIHNPEVNDQLKEMGIHSLQEGEHGYDLSHITVEDVVIVPAFGAPVETMNRLKELNCITVDTTCGDVMSVWKRVRQYNREKVTSIIHGKAWHEETKATSSRALGDDASGHYLVVFTLDETDYVCNYIRHGGNKEDFLKKFEGAYSPGFDPDQHLRYVGVANQTTMMRNETEEVQRRIRQAIEDRYGKEALPEHFRFFDTICGATQERQDALSVMLAEPMNLLIVVGGYNSSNTSHLAEMGEAKLPTYFIKNASKMESTKLIRHWNQHKNVEESTENWLPDGDVTVGVTAGASCPNNLIEEIIHKLYAFRGVKVLDLLPEWARE from the coding sequence ATGCCCGAAAATCAGGTTAAGCCCAGAAAAGTCAACCTCCGCACGCCCGAGGTGATGTCGATTGTCCAAGCCCAGGTCGAAAGCCATTACCGCAGCCGCGTGGTGGATTATGTGCGCAACTCCGGGCACCGGCTTTCGGCAAATTCCCTCGTCGTCAAACTGGCGAAGGCGTTCGGTTTTTGCTATGGCGTGGAACGCGCCATCGATCTGGCCTATGCGGCAGCCAAATATTTCCATGACCGCAAGATTTATCTGCTGGGGGAGATCATCCACAACCCCGAAGTGAACGACCAATTGAAGGAAATGGGCATTCATTCCCTGCAGGAAGGCGAGCACGGCTATGATCTTTCGCATATCACAGTGGAGGATGTGGTCATTGTGCCGGCGTTTGGCGCTCCGGTGGAAACCATGAACCGGCTGAAGGAATTGAATTGTATCACGGTTGATACGACCTGCGGCGACGTGATGAGCGTTTGGAAACGCGTGCGGCAATACAATCGCGAAAAAGTGACCTCGATCATCCACGGCAAGGCCTGGCATGAGGAGACGAAGGCCACCAGTTCCCGCGCGCTGGGCGACGATGCCAGCGGCCATTATCTCGTGGTGTTCACGCTTGATGAGACCGATTACGTTTGCAATTACATCCGGCATGGCGGCAACAAGGAAGATTTTCTGAAAAAATTCGAGGGCGCTTATTCTCCCGGCTTTGACCCGGACCAGCACCTGCGTTATGTCGGCGTGGCCAATCAGACGACGATGATGCGCAACGAGACCGAGGAAGTGCAGCGCCGGATCCGCCAGGCGATCGAAGACCGTTATGGCAAGGAGGCGTTGCCGGAGCATTTCCGATTTTTCGACACGATTTGCGGCGCCACGCAGGAGCGGCAGGACGCCTTGAGTGTCATGCTGGCCGAACCCATGAATCTGCTGATTGTGGTGGGCGGTTACAACAGCAGCAACACCTCGCACCTCGCGGAAATGGGCGAGGCCAAGCTGCCGACGTATTTCATCAAGAACGCCTCCAAAATGGAATCGACGAAGTTAATCCGCCATTGGAACCAGCATAAAAATGTCGAGGAATCGACAGAGAACTGGCTGCCCGACGGAGACGTGACGGTGGGGGTGACGGCGGGCGCGTCCTGTCCGAACAACCTGATTGAGGAAATCATCCACAAGCTCTACGCCTTCCGAGGGGTGAAGGTGCTGGATCTGCTGCCTGAGTGGGCGCGGGAGTGA
- a CDS encoding alpha/beta fold hydrolase: protein MATFELPLDQLYTYQGCNPRPKDFDSYWERGLAEMHGTDPDIALVSFKGLDSETVECFDLYFTGVRGARIHAKYLRPKHSKKPGPAVLLFHGYSGNSGEWADKLNYVSQGYCVAALDCRGQGGLSEDKGGTKGNTHRGHIIRGLDDHPDNLLFRHIFLDTAQLARIVMGFPEVDANRVGAHGGSQGGALTLACAALEPRIRKAAPLYPFLSDYLRVWEMDLARDAYQELRDYFRLFDPRHERKDEVFRTLGYIDLQNLAPRIRADVLLFMGLMDTICPPSSQFATYNKITAPKQLKLYPDYGHEHLPGHVDMTFNFMAGL from the coding sequence ATGGCCACCTTTGAACTTCCTTTGGACCAATTGTACACGTATCAGGGCTGCAACCCGCGTCCGAAGGATTTCGACTCCTACTGGGAGCGTGGGCTGGCCGAAATGCACGGCACGGATCCCGATATCGCGCTGGTCTCCTTCAAGGGACTGGACTCTGAAACCGTCGAATGCTTCGACCTCTATTTCACCGGGGTGCGCGGCGCCCGGATTCATGCAAAATACCTTCGTCCCAAGCACTCCAAGAAACCCGGACCTGCTGTGTTGCTGTTTCATGGCTATTCGGGAAACAGCGGCGAATGGGCGGACAAACTCAACTATGTGAGCCAGGGATATTGCGTTGCCGCTCTGGATTGCCGAGGCCAGGGCGGACTCAGCGAAGACAAGGGCGGCACCAAGGGAAACACCCACCGCGGCCATATCATCCGCGGCTTGGACGACCATCCCGACAACCTTCTTTTCAGGCATATTTTTCTCGATACCGCACAACTGGCCCGGATTGTCATGGGCTTTCCGGAGGTCGATGCCAACCGTGTCGGAGCCCATGGCGGTTCGCAGGGAGGCGCGCTCACACTGGCATGCGCAGCCCTGGAACCGCGCATCCGGAAGGCGGCGCCGTTGTATCCATTTTTGAGTGACTATCTTCGCGTCTGGGAAATGGATCTGGCCAGGGACGCCTATCAGGAACTCAGGGATTATTTCCGGCTCTTCGATCCCCGGCACGAGCGGAAGGATGAAGTTTTCCGCACGCTGGGCTACATCGATCTTCAGAACCTGGCGCCGCGCATCCGGGCGGACGTACTGCTGTTCATGGGGCTGATGGACACCATCTGCCCGCCGTCTTCACAATTCGCTACCTATAATAAGATTACCGCCCCAAAACAGCTCAAGCTGTACCCCGACTACGGGCACGAGCACCTGCCCGGCCATGTGGACATGACGTTCAACTTCATGGCCGGGTTGTGA